Part of the bacterium genome, CTCGCCGCCCTGCCGCCCCGCGCGGTCGCGCAGCTCTTCCAGTCCCACGGCGCCGCCGGCTTCTTCCTGCTCGCCGGCGTCGGAGCCCTGCTGACGATCCCCGCCCCGGTCGCCTACCCGCTCGCCGGATCGCTCCGCCTGATGGGGGCGACGCTGCCCGCGCTCGCCAGCTTCGTCTGCACGCTGACGATGGTCGGCGTCCTGACGGCGCCGCTGGAAGTCCGCGCCTTCGGCCGCCGCTTCACCGCCCTGCGCCAGTCGCTGTGCCTCGCCCTCGCGCTCGCCG contains:
- a CDS encoding permease codes for the protein MTFFLLPLLALAALAVSAAKDRGRTRRAVGAAARAGLNLLPSLLGLTAGVALSLAALPPRAVAQLFQSHGAAGFFLLAGVGALLTIPAPVAYPLAGSLRLMGATLPALASFVCTLTMVGVLTAPLEVRAFGRRFTALRQSLCLALALAVGAAMGALL